CATCGATCGGCATCTGGAAACTCGCGGCGACCAGGCTGCGATCATCTGGGAAGGTGACGAGCCCGACCAGGACAAGCACATTACCTACCGCGAACTGCACGAGCAGGTCTGCCGGCTGGCCAATGTGCTCAAAGAGCGCGGCGTCAAGAAAGGCGACCGAGTTTGCCTGTATATGCCGATGATTCCCGAGGCGGCCTATGCGATGCTCGCCTGCGCCCGCATCGGCGCCGTGCACTCGGTAGTGTTCGGCGGGTTCTCGCCCGACGCGCTGCGCGATCGCATCAACGACGCCGACTGTCAGGCCGTGATCACCGCCGATGAAGGCGTGCGCGGGGGCAAGCGCGTTCCCCTCAAGCAGAACGTGGAAAAGGCCCTGCAGGAATGCCCCAACGTGCACACGGTAGTCACCGTCCAGCGTACCGGTGGCGACATCGCCTGGGATAGCCAGCGAGACGTCTGGTATCACGAGGCGTGCGCGAAAGTCGACGCCGATTGCCCCCCCGAGCCGATGGATAGTGAAGATCCGCTGTTCATCCTGTACACCTCCGGCTCGACCGGGAAGCCGAAGGGCGTGCTGCACACCACCGCCGGTTATCTGCTCGGTTCGGCGATGACCCATCACTACGTATTCGATTATCAGGATGGCGAAGTCTACTGGTGCACCGCCGACGTCGGCTGGATCACCGGTCACTCGTACATCGTCTATGGCCCGCTGTGCAACGGGGCGACGACGCTCATATTCGAAGGTGTGCCGACCTACCCTGATGCCTCGCGCTGCTGGCAGGTGGTCGACAAGCACAAGGTCAATATCTTCTACACCGCGCCGACTGCCATCCGCGCGCTGATGGCCCAGGGCAACGACCCGGTTACCAGCACCTCGCGCGCCAGCCTGCGTCTGCTAGGCACCGTTGGCGAGCCGATCAATCCCGAGGCATGGGAGTGGTATTACCACGTGATCGGCGAGACGCGCTGCCCGATCGTCGACACCTGGTGGCAGACCGAAACCGGCGCGATCATGATCACTCCGCTGCCCGGCGCAACCGATCTGAAGCCCGGGTCGGCCACGCGGCCATTCTTTGGCGTCGAGCCAGCGCTGTACGATCCCGAAGGCAACGAGCTGGAAGGCGCGACCAGCGGCAACCTGGTCATAAAGCGTTCCTGGCCGAGCCAGATCCGCACCGTCTATGGTGATCATCAACGGCTGATCGATACCTACTTTTCCACTTACAAGGGTGTGTATTTCACGGGCGACGGTGCGCGGCGCGACGAGGACGGCTACTACTGGATCACCGGTCGGGTCGACGACGTGTTGAACGTGTCCGGTCACCGCATTGGCACCGCCGAAGTTGAGAGCGCCCTGGTTCTGCATGATGCGGTCGCTGAAGCTGCGGTAGTCGGCTGCCCGCATGACATCAAGGGGCAGTGCATATATGCCTTCGTCATGCCGATGCGTGGCGTCACGCCCAGCGACGACCTGATCAAGGAACTCAAAGCCTTCGTTGCCGAACAGGTTGGTTCATTCGCCAAGCCGGACTTCATCCAATGGACCCCGGGGCTGCCGAAGACCCGATCCGGCAAGATCATGCGCCGCATTCTGCGCAAGATCGCCTGCGACGAGCTCGATTCACTCGGCGACACCTCGACCCTGGCCGATCCGGCCGTTGTCGAAGAGCTGATCGCCAACCGGCAGAATCGCGGCTGAGCGAAGCGTCATGGCGCGCCGCCCGGCGCGCCATGTGTTGTCCTGCGTGACCGCTACCTCTATCCTAGTTTGTCTTCCGAACGAGACATGAGGAGCCGTTCATGCGAGACGTCGTTATCGTCGCTGCCACACGCACCGCCATCGGCAGTTTTGGCGGCCAGTTCGCCACCCTTCCCGCCCACGAATTAGGCGCAACGGTTATCCGGGCTTTGCTCGAGAAGACCGGCATCGACCCCGCCAGCGTCGACGAAGTGATGATGGGCCAGGTGCTCACAGCCGGCGCCGGGCAGAATCCGGCGCGCCAGGCCGCCGTACTCGCGGGCCTGCCCTATAGCGTACCGGCGATGGTGGTGAGCAAGGTCTGCGGGTCCGGCCTGAAAGCACTCCAGCTGGGGACCCAGGCTATTCGCAGCGGAGATGCCGACATCATCATCGCAGGCGGTCAGGAATCCATGAGCCTGGCTCCGCACGTACTGCCCAACTCACGTACCGGCTTGCGCATGGGTCATGGCCAGTTGGTCGACAGCATGCTGCATGACGGCTTGTGGGATGCCTTCAATGGCTATCACATGGGCATCACCGCCGAAAACCTGGTCGAAAAATATGGCATTACCCGTGAAGAGCAGGACGCATTCGCTGCCAACTCCCAGCGCAAGGCAGTCGCCGCGCAACAGGCGGGACGCTTCGACGAGGAGATCACTCCGGTGCTGGTGCCTCAACGCAAGGGCGAACCAGTCAGCGTGACGACCGACCAGGGCCCACGAGCCGAAGCGACCGGCGAGTCCCTAGCCAAACTGCGCCCGGCGTTCAAGAAGGAAGGCAGCGTAACGGCCGGCAACGCATCAAGCATCAATGATGGCGCCGCGGCAGTAATGTTGATGAGTGCGGAAAAGGCCGCTCAACTTGGCCTGCCTGTGCTGGCTCGGGTCGCCGGCGCAGCCAATGCCGGCGTCGATCCGGCAATCATGGGCATTGGCCCGGTCTCGGCAACGCTACGCTGCCTCGAGCGCGCAGGGTGGCAGGTCGGCGATCTGGATCTCATCGAGGCGAACGAAGCTTTCGCGGCGCAGGCACTGGCCGTGGCGCACGAGCTCAAGTGGGATATGGAGCGGGTGAACGTCAACGGCGGCGCGATAGCCCTCGGGCATCCCATCGGGGCGTCAGGGTGCCGCGTACTGGTCACCCTGTTGCACGAGATGATGCGTCGCGATGCCAAAAAAGGCCTCGCCACCCTGTGTATCGGAGGTGGTCAGGGCGTGGCACTAGCGCTAGAGCGCAGCTAAGCCATCAGGTTCTCTCTAGGGTTTCCGTCGCCAACGCGGCGGAAACCACCACCAGCTGAGCACTACCAGCGAACCGAATACGGTGTAGACCAGCGTGAATACCCAGCCAGGCGCGTCGTAATAGAGCGCGCGCTGCAACCAGTACTCGATGAAACCTCCGGCATAGCCCGTCTCGCCTGCCTGAGCCCGCAGCCAGTGTTCAAGCGTAGTCAGCGGGCAGACGATCCCCAGCCAAGCCTCGGCTACTACAACGGCAATGGTCAACAGGTGTAACAGGCGGAACATGGGACTATTGACCCAGCGCCAGCCCAGCAGGTTGCCCGCTACGATGAGTAACAGGCCGACCACTACAAACAAAACGGTCAACACATGCACCGTAAGAACCAGATCGGCGAGCACCTGGTACATGTCTATTCGTCGGCTCAGTGGGAAGCGGAAGCTGGAAGAGGCGGCTCGGCGAGCACACCACTGCGGTTGTCAGGGGTAGACAGGTAGACGCTCCAGATATCATGCGTCCGGCGCTGAGTAAGTTCCAGCAGGCAGGTCGCCAGCTGCGCCCCGCGCAGGCTGCCATCGGCCCACAGGTCGTAAACGGCGAAGCAATGGCTGTCACGATAGCGCAGCCAGGCGCCATGGGCCGCTTCCATCGAAACGACCGCGTCAGACGCATCGGCATGTCGCGTACGACTGGCCTCGAGATACCGGTCAAGTTCGTCTTCAGCCATGGCCACCTCGCGATGCAGGCAGGCGTTGATCTCGACGGTCTCTTCCAGATCGTCGCACGGCGCAGCGAGCACCGCGTTCGATGCCAGCAGCGCGCCTAGCGCCAGCCAACGATGCTTCATGTCATATCCTCGGGTCGATCGCACGAACGTCATGCTATCAGCTTGCCGTTATACCGGCGAGAAATCCGCCAGCCGCCTCACTACACGCTCTCTGACGCGTTCGGCCAAGGGCGCCTCGAGCATGCGAAGCAGAAGACTCTCATCAGTGCCCAGACCGTACCAATAGCGAAAGACTTCGGCTACGGTCGGCCAGGCGACAGGCGCCGGGGTGACGACTATCGGGTCACCTGACCGCACGATGCCCGGGCGCAGTACGCGCGCGTAAGCGCCTGAGCGTTCGGCCTTGATGAAGGTACGAAGGAAACCCGGCATACCGACGCGTGCCTCCAGCGTGGCGCAAGGCGTACGTGGAGCGGTGATCTCGAGCAGCACATCGCCCACTGCTACTCGGTCACCTATGCGTGGTTTGGTCCACCAGTTGGTGATGGACAGGTTTTCGGCGAAGAAACCCGGCCCCAGTCGGCGCTGCAGCAGCCGCTCCCACCAGGCGACGTCTTCCATGCTGTAGAGATAAATTGCCTGATCCGGACCACCGTGGTGCCGCACATTGCCAATGAAGTCGCCCGGCACACCTACCGCAGCGATGAGTACCGGGCCCGTGATCGGTCGCTTGAAGTGGCCGGTCGTGACCAGACGACGTCCAACTTTCAGTCGGCTCGAAGCCGCGGCATTGATCGATACCAGTACCGGCGTTGCATTTTCCATCCGGGGAACGCTTCCTACCATCGAGTGCTGTTTAATTGCTGACACGGGCCGGCCAGGCCCTACTCTGCTTCCCGCTTCTTTTCCCACGGCCACCGTCCGGTCAGTTCGACCT
The nucleotide sequence above comes from Halopseudomonas xinjiangensis. Encoded proteins:
- a CDS encoding lysozyme inhibitor LprI family protein → MKHRWLALGALLASNAVLAAPCDDLEETVEINACLHREVAMAEDELDRYLEASRTRHADASDAVVSMEAAHGAWLRYRDSHCFAVYDLWADGSLRGAQLATCLLELTQRRTHDIWSVYLSTPDNRSGVLAEPPLPASASH
- a CDS encoding acetyl-CoA C-acetyltransferase, whose product is MRDVVIVAATRTAIGSFGGQFATLPAHELGATVIRALLEKTGIDPASVDEVMMGQVLTAGAGQNPARQAAVLAGLPYSVPAMVVSKVCGSGLKALQLGTQAIRSGDADIIIAGGQESMSLAPHVLPNSRTGLRMGHGQLVDSMLHDGLWDAFNGYHMGITAENLVEKYGITREEQDAFAANSQRKAVAAQQAGRFDEEITPVLVPQRKGEPVSVTTDQGPRAEATGESLAKLRPAFKKEGSVTAGNASSINDGAAAVMLMSAEKAAQLGLPVLARVAGAANAGVDPAIMGIGPVSATLRCLERAGWQVGDLDLIEANEAFAAQALAVAHELKWDMERVNVNGGAIALGHPIGASGCRVLVTLLHEMMRRDAKKGLATLCIGGGQGVALALERS
- the acs gene encoding acetate--CoA ligase, which codes for MYKIENHKVTDAARSRTHIDEAGYERLYRQSIDEPDTFWSDQAKRFLTWDQPWSKVHESDLSQGQAAWFIDGKLNVSVNCIDRHLETRGDQAAIIWEGDEPDQDKHITYRELHEQVCRLANVLKERGVKKGDRVCLYMPMIPEAAYAMLACARIGAVHSVVFGGFSPDALRDRINDADCQAVITADEGVRGGKRVPLKQNVEKALQECPNVHTVVTVQRTGGDIAWDSQRDVWYHEACAKVDADCPPEPMDSEDPLFILYTSGSTGKPKGVLHTTAGYLLGSAMTHHYVFDYQDGEVYWCTADVGWITGHSYIVYGPLCNGATTLIFEGVPTYPDASRCWQVVDKHKVNIFYTAPTAIRALMAQGNDPVTSTSRASLRLLGTVGEPINPEAWEWYYHVIGETRCPIVDTWWQTETGAIMITPLPGATDLKPGSATRPFFGVEPALYDPEGNELEGATSGNLVIKRSWPSQIRTVYGDHQRLIDTYFSTYKGVYFTGDGARRDEDGYYWITGRVDDVLNVSGHRIGTAEVESALVLHDAVAEAAVVGCPHDIKGQCIYAFVMPMRGVTPSDDLIKELKAFVAEQVGSFAKPDFIQWTPGLPKTRSGKIMRRILRKIACDELDSLGDTSTLADPAVVEELIANRQNRG
- a CDS encoding DUF2784 domain-containing protein is translated as MYQVLADLVLTVHVLTVLFVVVGLLLIVAGNLLGWRWVNSPMFRLLHLLTIAVVVAEAWLGIVCPLTTLEHWLRAQAGETGYAGGFIEYWLQRALYYDAPGWVFTLVYTVFGSLVVLSWWWFPPRWRRKP
- a CDS encoding MOSC domain-containing protein — encoded protein: MENATPVLVSINAAASSRLKVGRRLVTTGHFKRPITGPVLIAAVGVPGDFIGNVRHHGGPDQAIYLYSMEDVAWWERLLQRRLGPGFFAENLSITNWWTKPRIGDRVAVGDVLLEITAPRTPCATLEARVGMPGFLRTFIKAERSGAYARVLRPGIVRSGDPIVVTPAPVAWPTVAEVFRYWYGLGTDESLLLRMLEAPLAERVRERVVRRLADFSPV